A single genomic interval of Natronolimnobius sp. AArcel1 harbors:
- the hjc gene encoding Holliday junction resolvase Hjc, whose protein sequence is MSQAKGDRRERELVNALDEAGFAVMRAPASGSATERELPDVLAGDGEHFYAIEAKSSSGDPIYLTGEEVEALIYFAQNFGAKPRIGVRFDREDWYFFHPGDLYVTDGGNYRVKKETALADGIDFDEFVGTSEKVTLEEIGNNDDDGPDEDILRVLNAVEQGVMDVEEAATMLE, encoded by the coding sequence ATGTCTCAGGCGAAGGGCGATCGCCGCGAACGTGAACTCGTCAACGCACTCGACGAGGCCGGCTTTGCGGTGATGCGCGCCCCCGCGAGCGGATCGGCGACGGAACGGGAACTCCCCGACGTACTCGCCGGCGACGGCGAACACTTCTACGCAATCGAAGCCAAATCGAGTTCGGGCGACCCCATCTATCTCACTGGCGAAGAGGTCGAAGCCCTCATCTACTTCGCACAGAACTTCGGCGCAAAACCCCGCATCGGCGTCCGATTCGACCGCGAGGACTGGTACTTCTTCCACCCCGGCGATCTCTACGTCACCGACGGCGGCAACTACCGCGTCAAAAAAGAGACCGCCCTCGCCGACGGCATCGACTTCGACGAGTTCGTCGGGACGAGCGAGAAAGTGACACTCGAGGAAATCGGAAACAACGACGATGACGGCCCCGACGAGGACATTCTGCGCGTCTTAAACGCCGTCGAGCAGGGCGTCATGGATGTTGAAGAAGCCGCGACGATGCTCGAGTGA
- a CDS encoding CPBP family intramembrane glutamic endopeptidase codes for METPSRPSDVERDGAPLRSMLVAIGLTVFGLILVPEFMTLPAFLADPALLEAAQTGQYGDTSLGGRTLMMALNFIGMAVAGVIYLLWTDRGLSWIDLRIPTMRDWKYIIGGSVGSIVFLLGMSNLYAVLGVPAAESQIMDIIAGDQTMVLIMIAIVFLFNAPAEEFLFRNIIQKRLYEAFTPMRSVLIASVIFAIVHLPMYMLAGSMVATAASLVIMFGGSVIFGYVYVKADNLLVPTAAHAALNAFQFVILYITMVYGLDEDLAPSFLTDILLVFPL; via the coding sequence ATGGAAACACCCTCCCGTCCTAGCGACGTCGAGCGCGATGGCGCGCCGCTTCGCTCGATGCTGGTCGCCATCGGACTGACGGTTTTCGGCCTCATCCTCGTCCCAGAGTTCATGACGCTCCCGGCATTTCTGGCAGATCCAGCACTTCTCGAGGCAGCCCAAACCGGACAGTACGGAGACACCTCACTCGGGGGGCGAACGCTGATGATGGCGCTGAACTTCATTGGCATGGCAGTAGCTGGGGTCATCTATCTCCTGTGGACTGATCGTGGCCTCTCGTGGATTGACCTGCGTATTCCGACGATGCGAGACTGGAAATACATCATTGGCGGCAGCGTGGGCAGCATCGTGTTCTTGCTCGGTATGAGCAACCTCTATGCCGTCCTCGGCGTCCCCGCCGCAGAAAGCCAGATCATGGATATTATCGCTGGCGACCAGACGATGGTGTTGATTATGATCGCCATTGTCTTTCTGTTTAATGCGCCAGCAGAGGAGTTCCTCTTCCGAAACATCATCCAGAAACGCCTGTACGAAGCGTTTACGCCGATGCGATCAGTGCTGATCGCGAGCGTCATTTTCGCGATTGTCCACCTGCCGATGTACATGCTCGCCGGTTCGATGGTCGCAACGGCCGCCTCGCTCGTCATCATGTTCGGCGGTTCGGTCATCTTCGGCTACGTCTACGTCAAAGCCGACAACTTGCTGGTGCCGACCGCCGCCCACGCCGCGCTCAACGCCTTCCAGTTTGTCATCCTCTACATCACGATGGTCTACGGCTTAGACGAAGACCTCGCACCGTCGTTCCTCACAGACATCCTCCTCGTCTTCCCGCTGTAG
- a CDS encoding DoxX family protein, whose translation MSTTETNRLESRLGGITLEGRPHQLSAWAIVGLRLIMGWVMLTAGWGKIVGEFSAYGYLANVDPASPASGLFAVMAESGAMMAAVDVIVPVTQLLIGLALIAGVFVRLAALGAATQMVMFYFGSWDVAGGLVNDQLVYAAVFLALGAFAAGRILGLDRYIEQHPIVERYPALRYLLG comes from the coding sequence ATGTCCACAACTGAAACAAACCGATTGGAAAGCAGACTCGGCGGTATTACACTCGAGGGACGACCCCACCAACTCAGCGCCTGGGCGATCGTTGGTCTCCGACTCATCATGGGCTGGGTCATGCTGACGGCAGGCTGGGGCAAAATCGTCGGCGAGTTCAGCGCTTACGGCTACCTGGCGAACGTCGACCCCGCAAGCCCGGCAAGCGGACTCTTCGCCGTCATGGCCGAAAGCGGCGCGATGATGGCCGCGGTGGACGTGATTGTCCCCGTGACTCAGCTCCTGATCGGCCTCGCGCTGATCGCAGGCGTCTTCGTCCGGCTTGCTGCACTCGGGGCAGCGACCCAGATGGTGATGTTCTACTTCGGCAGCTGGGACGTCGCCGGCGGGCTGGTCAACGACCAACTCGTCTACGCCGCAGTGTTCCTCGCACTGGGGGCATTCGCCGCCGGCCGCATCCTCGGCCTCGACCGCTACATCGAACAACACCCCATCGTCGAGCGATACCCGGCGCTTCGATACCTCCTCGGCTAA
- a CDS encoding glycoside hydrolase family 5 protein gives MERKCEHDESGRFEPTEMRSHQPTRRSFVKAAGVGVGGLALGGLAGTTTAADEPLPRLETDGKWIVTEDGEQVRLRGFATASLDFMDEDFFPKTQTEVVERGTDGEKWHPNVVRLPITEDAVHEQGMDYVVDDLLRPAVDLLAERGIYAMIDLHLIRPYIDAEAQAEEMVADGWADSLDDLGFNPWVETDDLLEEFWSAVSPAFADDTNVLYELYNEPTLPVTWSDYGEYGSDVTSEEDEWLLWRDEAQPWVDTIREHAPDTPIIVGSPDWTSRTAYAPEYPFEGENLIYASHIYPDNGVPEEFDHEYGAPAEEVPVVCTEFGWDPDEEFEETVEYGTTSEWGNPFREWIESYENMGWVAWCFDDSWAPTFFDSPGEGTGEPWELKDDDEQMGWYIREWLEEEADGDNGDDDETDNGGESITVGEYETTDTTSDGRHNDFTGDGQTSHDDVTAFFENLEDGEIQDNPEAFDFAENDELGFADVVELLRQV, from the coding sequence ATGGAAAGAAAGTGCGAACACGATGAATCGGGCCGCTTCGAACCAACCGAGATGCGATCACACCAGCCAACGAGACGGTCGTTCGTCAAAGCCGCTGGCGTTGGCGTCGGCGGGCTTGCACTCGGTGGTCTTGCGGGGACAACGACGGCCGCCGACGAGCCGTTGCCTCGCCTCGAGACTGACGGGAAGTGGATCGTCACCGAAGACGGTGAGCAGGTTCGACTCCGTGGGTTCGCCACGGCCTCGCTCGATTTCATGGACGAAGACTTCTTCCCCAAGACCCAGACCGAGGTTGTAGAGCGCGGGACTGACGGCGAGAAGTGGCACCCGAACGTAGTCCGACTTCCGATCACCGAAGACGCGGTCCACGAGCAGGGAATGGACTACGTTGTCGACGACCTGCTCCGGCCCGCCGTTGACCTGCTGGCCGAACGGGGCATCTACGCGATGATTGACCTGCATCTGATCCGACCGTATATCGACGCAGAAGCACAGGCCGAAGAGATGGTCGCGGACGGCTGGGCGGACAGTCTCGACGATTTGGGCTTCAATCCGTGGGTCGAAACTGATGACCTGCTCGAGGAGTTCTGGAGCGCCGTTTCGCCCGCGTTCGCCGACGACACGAACGTGCTCTATGAGTTGTACAACGAGCCGACGCTGCCGGTGACGTGGTCCGACTACGGCGAGTACGGCTCCGACGTGACGAGCGAGGAAGACGAGTGGCTGCTCTGGCGCGACGAAGCCCAGCCGTGGGTCGATACGATCCGCGAGCATGCCCCCGACACGCCGATCATCGTCGGTTCGCCCGACTGGACCTCTCGCACTGCGTACGCGCCGGAGTATCCATTCGAGGGAGAGAACCTCATCTACGCGAGCCACATCTACCCCGACAATGGCGTTCCCGAGGAGTTCGACCACGAGTACGGCGCGCCCGCGGAGGAGGTGCCCGTCGTCTGTACCGAGTTCGGCTGGGACCCCGACGAGGAGTTCGAAGAGACCGTCGAGTACGGAACGACAAGCGAGTGGGGCAACCCGTTCCGCGAGTGGATAGAGTCCTACGAGAACATGGGCTGGGTCGCGTGGTGTTTCGACGACTCGTGGGCACCGACCTTCTTCGACTCACCCGGCGAGGGGACGGGCGAACCCTGGGAACTGAAAGACGACGACGAACAGATGGGTTGGTACATCCGCGAATGGCTCGAGGAGGAAGCCGACGGCGATAACGGCGATGACGACGAAACCGACAACGGCGGCGAGTCGATCACCGTCGGCGAGTACGAGACGACAGACACCACGAGCGACGGCCGACACAACGACTTCACGGGTGACGGCCAGACCAGCCACGATGACGTGACCGCCTTCTTCGAGAATCTCGAGGACGGTGAGATTCAGGACAATCCCGAGGCGTTCGACTTCGCCGAGAACGACGAACTTGGCTTCGCTGACGTCGTCGAACTGCTTCGGCAGGTGTAG
- a CDS encoding twin-arginine translocation signal domain-containing protein, whose protein sequence is MVNRRNVLKGGLAAITAGAVGMSVTGTSGAQAGSDGMLVNEFESDSYPGTNAVDEWTNHAAFDDAALEDGALRLEYDDGGFFGSVLLTDVSAYERLELVVRGDDGGEEDDIDLRVGDVRAQLSELTDDSIGTEFDTVSIDLEEAGVSRSAVRQLRLGFWHDASGAIELEEIAFVGDGDGNGEDPPQVVTEEMTLAEYYEDYEYGGTGDAVEIDEYFPGELGDGHGDHDQVNWPDEEKADYFNVDLEAIEDGARDGSVTFGEMGDVVINHVTQLEEEGVPRQAIVQLLPRLIFLPEETEELTLHNGPPNYWDEMYGPQEATNDPDTLIQDPWPPDARSYDPDEVAIRDRAHDQPQHEDQEGWTENDLLSDDRYYDDDNPIHLLGDDIHPATEEPLGGDGFTANAPMNCRATVHEESDAWWYQILEFENLSPVPYHLNAAVIMWIGPSGANGDLRTGHYNNEQRPQPGWGHPQRDVIEVMYDEEQQLSAYAVRIAFHDEPYNMRTAYPNQRWSLEIGMSANDHFDDEQSREELVQTMVESCHVEVETDMDRNDDLLDALDLRNRMTN, encoded by the coding sequence ATGGTTAACCGACGAAATGTACTCAAAGGCGGGCTCGCCGCCATCACTGCCGGCGCAGTCGGCATGAGTGTGACTGGAACCAGTGGCGCACAGGCAGGCTCCGATGGCATGCTCGTAAACGAGTTCGAGTCCGACAGCTATCCTGGGACGAACGCCGTCGATGAGTGGACGAATCATGCGGCGTTCGACGACGCAGCACTCGAGGATGGCGCGCTCCGTCTCGAGTACGACGACGGCGGCTTCTTCGGAAGCGTCCTCCTGACAGATGTCTCGGCCTACGAACGCCTCGAGTTGGTCGTCCGCGGCGACGACGGTGGCGAGGAAGATGACATCGACTTGCGCGTCGGCGACGTGCGCGCACAGTTGTCGGAACTGACCGACGATTCCATCGGCACCGAGTTCGACACCGTCAGTATCGACCTTGAGGAGGCCGGCGTGTCTCGCTCGGCCGTCAGACAGCTCCGACTCGGCTTCTGGCACGACGCAAGTGGCGCAATCGAACTCGAGGAAATCGCGTTCGTCGGCGACGGAGATGGCAACGGTGAGGACCCACCGCAGGTCGTCACCGAGGAGATGACGCTCGCCGAGTATTACGAGGACTACGAGTACGGCGGGACCGGCGACGCTGTCGAGATAGACGAGTACTTCCCGGGTGAACTCGGCGACGGCCACGGCGACCACGATCAGGTCAACTGGCCGGATGAGGAGAAGGCTGACTACTTCAATGTCGACCTCGAGGCGATCGAAGACGGAGCCCGCGATGGGTCAGTTACGTTCGGCGAGATGGGAGACGTCGTCATCAATCACGTCACCCAACTCGAGGAAGAAGGAGTCCCACGTCAGGCAATCGTCCAGTTGTTGCCGCGGCTCATTTTCCTCCCAGAGGAGACAGAAGAGCTCACGCTGCACAATGGACCACCGAACTACTGGGACGAAATGTACGGTCCGCAGGAAGCCACGAACGATCCCGATACGCTCATTCAGGATCCGTGGCCGCCGGATGCACGCTCGTACGATCCCGACGAGGTAGCGATCCGTGACCGCGCTCACGACCAGCCCCAGCACGAGGATCAAGAGGGTTGGACTGAGAACGATCTGCTGTCGGATGATCGGTACTACGACGACGACAACCCGATCCACCTGCTCGGCGACGATATTCACCCGGCAACGGAGGAGCCACTCGGCGGCGACGGCTTCACCGCGAACGCACCGATGAACTGTCGCGCGACCGTCCACGAGGAGAGCGACGCCTGGTGGTACCAGATCCTCGAGTTCGAGAATCTGAGCCCGGTTCCGTACCACCTCAACGCCGCGGTCATCATGTGGATCGGCCCCTCGGGCGCAAACGGCGACCTCCGGACGGGCCACTACAACAACGAACAGCGCCCACAGCCGGGCTGGGGCCATCCCCAGCGCGACGTAATCGAGGTCATGTACGACGAGGAGCAACAGCTGTCGGCCTACGCGGTCCGCATCGCGTTCCACGACGAACCGTACAACATGCGAACGGCCTACCCGAACCAGCGCTGGTCCCTCGAGATCGGCATGAGCGCCAACGACCACTTCGACGACGAACAGTCCCGCGAAGAACTCGTCCAGACGATGGTCGAGTCCTGTCACGTCGAGGTCGAGACCGACATGGACCGCAACGACGACCTGCTCGACGCGCTGGATCTGCGCAACCGGATGACGAACTGA
- a CDS encoding cellulase family glycosylhydrolase: MTDHTPHTNHDSNRPAPDQPRASRRGVMKAIGAGAAAATLGIAGISPAAATPDVSLPTDEFVETDGTEFVIDGEPVYFNGANNFWITDDDANAATEERVDAVFDLFDELGINLVRIWAHGEAKEGELVLQPEPGVYNEAALEHHDYVIEAARERGMKLIVALVDNWDHEGGMLQYAEWADAESRYEFYTMDETREMYRNHVETILTRENSYSGLEWRDDPTIAMWELANEPRLEQDDVPNDMDDLEPPEHQEILGEWIQEMSAYIKDLDDNHLVSTGSEGHYYGHWEDDYPDDDWDGQDYLEHHSYDTIDAASFHLYPDHWGDNPADPDDRLSLHDGADYITERVEDAHNELGIPAYLGEFNVNLYDHDLETRNEFLEEWYDAADAVDCNAVIPWQVVLEDTQDHDGFQLYASDSGSIIEDYAEVVAEKSGDWDGDNGNGDEETIAVGEYNTTDTTSDGLHNDFTGDGETTHDDVTAFFENLEDDGVQDNPEAFDFAENDELGFTDVVELLRQV, from the coding sequence ATGACAGACCACACACCACACACGAACCACGACTCGAACCGACCAGCACCCGACCAGCCTCGAGCGAGCCGTCGCGGCGTTATGAAAGCGATCGGTGCCGGTGCTGCAGCCGCAACTCTCGGCATCGCCGGCATCTCGCCGGCCGCAGCGACGCCCGACGTCTCCTTACCGACCGACGAGTTCGTCGAAACCGACGGCACCGAGTTCGTCATCGATGGCGAACCCGTCTACTTCAACGGCGCGAACAACTTCTGGATCACCGACGACGACGCGAACGCGGCGACCGAGGAGCGCGTCGACGCCGTCTTCGACCTCTTCGATGAGTTGGGAATCAACCTCGTGCGCATCTGGGCCCACGGCGAGGCCAAGGAGGGCGAACTCGTCCTCCAGCCGGAACCCGGCGTCTACAACGAGGCGGCTCTCGAGCACCACGATTACGTGATCGAGGCCGCCCGCGAGCGCGGGATGAAACTCATCGTCGCCTTAGTCGACAACTGGGACCACGAAGGCGGCATGCTCCAGTACGCCGAGTGGGCCGACGCGGAGTCGCGCTACGAGTTCTACACGATGGACGAGACTCGAGAGATGTACCGCAACCACGTCGAGACCATCCTCACGCGGGAGAATTCCTACAGCGGCCTCGAGTGGCGCGACGATCCCACAATTGCGATGTGGGAACTCGCGAACGAGCCCCGACTCGAGCAGGACGACGTCCCCAACGATATGGACGATCTCGAGCCGCCGGAACATCAGGAGATTCTCGGCGAGTGGATTCAGGAGATGTCGGCCTATATCAAAGACCTCGACGACAACCACCTCGTCTCGACGGGGTCGGAAGGCCACTACTACGGCCACTGGGAGGACGACTACCCGGACGACGACTGGGACGGCCAGGACTACCTCGAGCACCACTCCTACGACACGATTGACGCCGCCTCGTTCCACCTGTACCCCGACCACTGGGGCGACAACCCGGCAGATCCGGACGACCGGCTCTCCCTGCACGACGGCGCGGACTACATTACCGAGCGCGTCGAGGACGCACACAACGAACTGGGCATCCCGGCGTATCTCGGCGAGTTCAACGTCAATCTCTACGACCACGACCTCGAGACGCGCAATGAGTTCTTAGAGGAGTGGTACGACGCCGCCGATGCGGTCGACTGTAACGCCGTTATCCCGTGGCAGGTCGTCCTTGAGGACACGCAAGATCACGACGGCTTCCAGCTCTATGCGAGCGATTCGGGCTCCATCATCGAAGACTACGCCGAGGTCGTCGCTGAGAAAAGCGGTGACTGGGACGGTGACAACGGGAACGGCGACGAGGAAACAATCGCCGTCGGCGAGTACAACACGACGGATACGACCAGCGATGGCCTGCACAACGATTTCACCGGTGATGGTGAGACGACCCACGACGACGTGACCGCCTTCTTTGAGAATCTCGAGGACGACGGCGTCCAGGACAATCCTGAGGCGTTCGACTTTGCCGAGAACGACGAACTCGGCTTTACGGACGTGGTTGAACTGCTCCGGCAGGTGTAG
- a CDS encoding TIGR00341 family protein, whose product MRHIQVTIPIGKRKALLDLLDDEGIDYVVTDETSSREYDAVVSFPVPTNAVEPILDSLQDAGIDEDAHTVVLDAETVVSRQFEQLQDEYATETVEEEQISRQELLTRADELTPTFSVFLAMTVISAIVATVGLMLDSPAVVVGSMVIAPLIGPALSASIGTVVNDREVFMAGMRYQFTGVFGGIIAAAVVAWIFQSLFLVPPGAEITEIDEIAERIAPELLLLPVALGAGAAGILSLATGFSIAIVGVMIAAALVPPMAAAGIAIAYGLPVAAVGSTVLVLVNLLGVNLSGLLTLRYMGYRPNSWFEVSTAHTKFVKQVAVFVAVITILSLFLASTTFASYQVSEFEGTAATEAESVLESEDELSLLEVEVEVHGDGFPLDRSLDATQQVDVVVIEVGGPPGAYDETIVSSLEERINAHTTGETEVQVRFVTTGGAELDQPTETADDVPAT is encoded by the coding sequence ATGCGCCACATTCAGGTCACGATTCCGATTGGAAAACGGAAGGCGCTGCTTGATCTCTTGGATGACGAGGGAATCGACTACGTCGTGACCGACGAGACGAGTTCGCGCGAGTACGACGCGGTCGTCTCGTTTCCGGTCCCGACGAACGCTGTTGAACCGATTCTCGACTCGCTGCAAGACGCCGGCATCGACGAGGACGCACACACCGTCGTCCTCGATGCCGAAACCGTCGTCTCACGCCAGTTCGAACAATTACAGGACGAGTACGCCACCGAAACTGTCGAAGAGGAACAGATCTCGAGACAAGAACTGCTGACTCGAGCGGACGAACTCACGCCGACGTTCAGCGTATTTCTCGCGATGACGGTGATCAGTGCCATCGTCGCAACGGTTGGACTCATGCTCGACTCACCGGCGGTCGTCGTCGGCTCGATGGTGATCGCGCCGCTGATCGGCCCTGCACTGAGCGCGTCGATTGGGACAGTCGTCAACGATCGCGAGGTGTTCATGGCAGGGATGCGCTACCAATTCACTGGGGTCTTTGGCGGGATTATCGCCGCAGCCGTCGTCGCGTGGATCTTCCAATCGCTGTTTCTCGTCCCACCGGGGGCCGAGATCACCGAAATCGACGAAATAGCAGAGCGGATCGCCCCCGAACTGCTCCTGTTGCCAGTCGCACTCGGCGCGGGTGCAGCGGGGATTCTCAGCCTCGCAACGGGCTTTTCGATCGCTATCGTCGGCGTGATGATCGCCGCCGCGCTCGTCCCACCAATGGCGGCAGCCGGAATCGCCATCGCCTACGGACTGCCCGTGGCCGCAGTTGGTTCAACCGTGCTCGTACTTGTCAACCTCCTCGGCGTCAACCTCTCGGGACTGCTAACGCTTCGTTACATGGGCTATCGACCCAACAGCTGGTTCGAAGTTTCGACGGCACACACGAAGTTCGTCAAACAGGTCGCCGTCTTCGTCGCCGTTATCACCATCCTCTCGCTGTTTCTCGCCAGCACGACGTTCGCCTCGTATCAGGTCTCCGAGTTCGAAGGCACGGCAGCTACCGAAGCCGAATCCGTCCTCGAGAGCGAAGACGAACTCTCCTTGCTCGAGGTCGAGGTCGAAGTCCACGGCGACGGATTCCCACTTGACCGCTCGCTCGATGCGACACAACAGGTCGATGTCGTTGTGATCGAAGTCGGGGGCCCACCGGGTGCGTACGACGAGACGATCGTTAGCTCGCTCGAGGAGCGGATCAACGCCCATACGACTGGCGAAACCGAGGTACAGGTCCGATTCGTCACGACGGGCGGTGCGGAGTTGGATCAGCCGACTGAAACCGCCGATGACGTTCCCGCGACGTAA
- the rnz gene encoding ribonuclease Z has product MPLRVTFLGTAGAVPTTERNPSGLYVAREGDELLFDAGEGTQRQMMRFGTGFSISNLFVTHLHGDHVLGIPGLLQTMAFNERDAPLTIHTPQGTQQSLSNLVTALDNRPSFPVHINEVRGGTVAYRADEYEVRVFNTDHDTRSVGYALVEDDRKGRFDREHAEELGVPVGPKFSKLHNGEAVELEDGTIVEPEQVVGEPRPGRTIVYTGDTRPTVETLEVADNPDLLIHDATFADDRAERAAKTAHSTARQAAEIANRAGADRLALVHISSRYAGHVGDHLEQARDVADHEVFAPDDGEVLEISYPDSE; this is encoded by the coding sequence ATGCCACTACGCGTGACGTTTCTGGGGACGGCGGGGGCGGTGCCGACGACGGAGCGGAATCCGAGCGGACTCTACGTCGCCCGCGAGGGCGATGAGTTGCTGTTCGACGCCGGCGAAGGGACCCAGCGCCAGATGATGCGCTTTGGAACCGGCTTTTCCATCTCGAATCTGTTTGTCACGCATCTCCACGGTGATCACGTCCTCGGCATTCCCGGCTTGCTCCAGACGATGGCGTTCAACGAGCGCGACGCGCCACTGACGATTCATACGCCACAGGGAACCCAGCAGTCGCTCAGCAACCTCGTTACCGCGCTCGATAACCGCCCCTCGTTTCCCGTCCACATCAACGAGGTTCGCGGCGGAACGGTCGCCTACCGCGCCGACGAGTACGAGGTTCGCGTCTTCAACACCGACCACGACACCCGGTCGGTCGGCTACGCCCTCGTCGAGGACGACCGTAAGGGCCGCTTCGACCGCGAACACGCCGAAGAACTCGGCGTCCCAGTCGGCCCGAAGTTCTCGAAACTCCACAACGGCGAGGCCGTCGAACTCGAGGACGGAACCATCGTCGAACCCGAACAGGTCGTCGGCGAGCCGCGGCCGGGCCGAACCATCGTCTACACGGGCGATACCCGCCCGACGGTCGAAACGCTCGAGGTCGCCGACAACCCCGACCTGTTGATTCACGATGCAACGTTCGCCGATGACCGGGCAGAGCGGGCTGCAAAAACGGCCCACTCGACAGCCAGACAGGCCGCCGAAATCGCAAACCGTGCGGGGGCCGACCGCCTCGCGCTCGTCCATATCTCCTCGCGGTACGCCGGCCACGTCGGCGACCACCTCGAGCAGGCACGAGACGTTGCCGACCACGAGGTGTTCGCGCCCGATGATGGCGAGGTACTCGAGATTTCGTATCCTGATTCGGAGTAG